A genomic window from Streptomyces mirabilis includes:
- a CDS encoding sugar ABC transporter ATP-binding protein, producing MTHRSDAGPAPVLALEDISKSFGAVRALRDVSLELFPGEVHALAGENGAGKSTLIKTLAGVHRPDAGRVLLDGEPTVFHGPADARDAGIAVIYQEPTLFPDLSIAENIFMGRQPRRALGRIDHKATHEASAALMKRLGVELDPERPARGLSIADQQIVEIAKALSFDARVLIMDEPTAALTGSEVARLFGVVRTLREQGSAVLFISHRLEEIFQICQRVTTLRDGARISSELLDGMTEDDLVRRMVGRDLDELYPKQDVEAGDVALSVRRLTREGVFTDVSFDVRRGEIVGLAGLVGAGRTEVARAVFGVDRWDAGEVEVDGKSLTNGAPSTAMAAGLALVPEDRRAQGLVMDMSIERNIGLTGLRTTVKAGLVDRGAERSRSLDWAVKLQVKYARIADTVNTLSGGNQQKVVLAKWLATGPKVLIVDEPTRGIDVGTKAEVHRLLSELAADGVAVLMISSDLPEILGMADRVLVMHEGRLTAEIPRSEATEETVMAAATGRVAA from the coding sequence ATGACCCACCGGTCCGACGCGGGTCCGGCCCCCGTACTGGCGCTGGAGGACATTTCCAAGTCCTTCGGCGCGGTACGCGCCCTGCGGGACGTGTCCCTGGAACTGTTCCCCGGCGAGGTGCACGCTCTCGCCGGTGAGAACGGCGCGGGCAAGTCGACCCTCATCAAGACGCTCGCCGGCGTGCACCGACCGGACGCCGGTCGGGTGCTGCTGGACGGTGAGCCCACCGTCTTCCACGGTCCCGCCGACGCCCGCGACGCGGGCATCGCGGTGATCTATCAGGAGCCCACCCTCTTCCCCGACCTGTCGATCGCGGAGAACATCTTCATGGGCCGCCAGCCCCGGCGCGCCCTCGGCCGTATCGACCACAAGGCCACCCACGAGGCGAGCGCCGCCCTGATGAAGCGACTCGGTGTCGAACTCGACCCCGAACGCCCGGCGCGCGGACTGTCCATCGCCGACCAGCAGATCGTCGAGATCGCCAAGGCGCTCTCCTTCGACGCCCGCGTCCTGATCATGGACGAGCCGACCGCCGCCCTGACCGGCAGCGAGGTGGCCCGCCTCTTCGGTGTCGTGCGCACCCTGCGCGAGCAGGGTTCGGCGGTGCTGTTCATCTCGCACCGTCTGGAGGAGATCTTCCAGATCTGCCAACGGGTCACGACCCTGCGCGACGGCGCCCGGATCTCCAGCGAGCTCCTCGACGGCATGACCGAGGACGACCTCGTACGCCGGATGGTCGGCCGCGACCTCGACGAGCTCTACCCCAAGCAGGACGTCGAGGCGGGCGACGTCGCCCTGAGCGTGCGCCGGCTGACCCGTGAGGGTGTCTTCACCGACGTCTCCTTCGACGTGCGGCGCGGCGAGATCGTCGGTCTCGCCGGACTCGTCGGCGCCGGGCGTACGGAGGTCGCCCGGGCCGTCTTCGGCGTCGACCGCTGGGACGCCGGAGAGGTCGAGGTCGACGGGAAGTCGCTGACGAACGGGGCGCCCTCCACGGCCATGGCCGCGGGGCTCGCCCTCGTCCCCGAGGACCGGCGCGCCCAGGGACTGGTGATGGACATGTCCATCGAGCGCAACATCGGGCTCACCGGGCTGCGTACGACCGTGAAGGCGGGGCTGGTGGACCGCGGCGCCGAGCGCAGCCGTTCCCTCGACTGGGCGGTCAAGCTCCAGGTGAAGTACGCCCGGATCGCCGACACGGTCAACACGCTCTCGGGCGGCAACCAGCAGAAGGTCGTCCTCGCCAAGTGGCTCGCCACCGGCCCCAAGGTGCTGATCGTCGATGAGCCCACCCGGGGCATCGACGTGGGCACGAAGGCCGAAGTGCACCGGCTGCTCTCCGAGTTGGCCGCCGACGGGGTGGCCGTCCTGATGATCTCCTCCGACCTGCCCGAGATCCTCGGCATGGCCGACCGGGTGCTGGTGATGCACGAGGGTCGGCTCACCGCCGAGATACCCCGCTCCGAAGCCACCGAGGAGACCGTGATGGCCGCAGCGACGGGGAGGGTTGCCGCGTGA
- the rhaS gene encoding rhamnose ABC transporter substrate-binding protein → MRKSSLRRTGAALAAVTSLALAVTACGGTTKNDVKSGGGSAAATGKADPNAAIKKGLTVGFLPKAVNNPYFTSADKGGEKALTELGSKYKEVGPSSATDTSGQVSYVNTLTQQQVNAMAVSAQDPGALCTALKQAMSNKIKVVTYDSDTNPECRNAFVSQASGEDLGRTEVQLLAEQIGYKGEIAILSAAQTATNQNAWIDFMKEELKDPKYKDIKLVKVAYGNDDAQQSFQQTQGLLQEHPNLKGIISPTTVGIKAAAQYLSGSKYKGKVKLTGLGTPNDMRKYVKNGTVDAFELWDPAKLGELAARTAVALSSGQITGAEGETFKAGDMGSFTIGKGGVINLGKPTVFDAKNIDQFNF, encoded by the coding sequence ATGCGCAAGTCATCCCTCCGTCGTACCGGCGCGGCACTCGCCGCCGTCACCTCGCTCGCCCTGGCCGTCACCGCCTGCGGCGGTACCACCAAGAACGACGTGAAGAGCGGGGGCGGCTCGGCCGCCGCGACCGGCAAGGCCGACCCGAACGCGGCCATCAAGAAGGGCCTCACGGTCGGCTTCCTGCCCAAGGCGGTCAACAACCCCTACTTCACCTCGGCGGACAAGGGCGGCGAGAAGGCGCTGACGGAGCTGGGCTCCAAGTACAAGGAGGTCGGCCCCAGCAGCGCCACCGACACCTCCGGCCAGGTGAGCTACGTCAACACGCTCACCCAGCAGCAGGTCAACGCGATGGCCGTGTCCGCGCAGGACCCGGGCGCCCTGTGCACCGCGCTCAAGCAGGCCATGAGCAACAAGATCAAGGTCGTCACCTACGACTCCGACACCAACCCCGAGTGCCGCAACGCCTTCGTCTCGCAGGCCAGTGGCGAGGACCTGGGGCGCACCGAGGTCCAACTGCTCGCCGAGCAGATCGGCTACAAGGGTGAGATAGCGATCCTGTCCGCCGCGCAGACCGCGACGAACCAGAACGCCTGGATCGACTTCATGAAGGAGGAGCTGAAGGACCCCAAGTACAAGGACATCAAGCTGGTCAAGGTCGCCTACGGCAACGACGACGCCCAGCAGTCCTTCCAGCAGACCCAGGGTCTCCTCCAGGAGCACCCGAACCTCAAGGGGATCATCTCCCCGACCACCGTCGGCATCAAGGCCGCGGCCCAGTACCTGTCCGGCTCCAAATACAAGGGAAAGGTCAAGCTGACCGGCCTCGGCACCCCCAACGACATGCGTAAGTACGTCAAGAACGGCACCGTCGACGCCTTCGAGCTGTGGGACCCGGCGAAGCTCGGCGAACTCGCCGCGCGCACGGCCGTGGCGCTGTCCTCGGGGCAGATCACCGGAGCCGAGGGTGAGACCTTCAAGGCCGGTGACATGGGCTCGTTCACCATCGGCAAGGGCGGCGTGATCAACCTGGGCAAGCCGACCGTCTTCGACGCCAAGAACATCGACCAGTTCAACTTCTAG
- a CDS encoding BNR repeat-containing protein, giving the protein MKRRTLLATALLTGVAGPGIGAGTARAADPGPSVSLTGSTQLDAQALFFVSYDGLVNNNSFQKNGLLTYKGYQYAVWYTTDRSAVVARRALGASGWSTVTLAHRLKTSDSHNVISMGVSKTDGRLHLNMDSHSDGFFYVKSVAGLLDNPASTAWTSAVFGAVQTSLDGLALTTQFTYPQFVSTPDGKLQLSYRVGISGNGRNALAEYDGSSWTALGEWSGSTGTYTSEHGSSTARNMYLHGIDYDVNGRLHAFFTWREQNGAVMCNSGGITNHDTGYVYSTDRGRTWRNNAGTLVGTTGGSDTVGVTDAGLVVDALNPDHSLMNQESQATDSTGLPHAIISYVPGRFGQCTTNYVTDRTNNGRAFHLRKNPSGSWTKTEIPIALGSSQRTKLILDTYDNAYAIMPFGRIAGASKSSGYTDWTLLYDGSGLNAFGEVVIDETRVSQDGTLSVMFQEKSSGTTPSALHVVDFRLPA; this is encoded by the coding sequence ATGAAGAGACGCACCCTGCTGGCCACCGCCCTGCTGACCGGTGTGGCAGGCCCCGGAATCGGCGCCGGTACGGCGCGCGCGGCCGACCCCGGCCCCTCGGTCTCCCTCACCGGGAGCACCCAACTCGACGCCCAGGCCCTGTTCTTCGTGTCGTACGACGGCCTGGTCAACAACAACTCGTTCCAGAAGAACGGTCTGTTGACCTACAAGGGCTACCAGTACGCCGTCTGGTACACCACCGACCGCAGCGCGGTCGTCGCCCGCCGGGCGCTCGGGGCGTCCGGTTGGTCGACGGTCACCCTCGCCCATCGGCTCAAGACCTCCGACTCGCACAACGTGATCTCCATGGGCGTGTCGAAGACCGACGGCCGGCTGCACCTCAACATGGACTCCCACAGCGACGGCTTCTTCTACGTGAAGTCGGTGGCCGGGCTGCTCGACAACCCCGCCTCCACCGCCTGGACCTCCGCCGTCTTCGGAGCCGTACAGACCTCGCTCGACGGCCTCGCGCTCACCACGCAGTTCACCTACCCCCAGTTCGTCTCCACGCCCGACGGCAAGCTCCAGCTGAGCTACCGGGTGGGCATCTCCGGAAACGGGCGCAACGCCCTCGCGGAGTACGACGGCTCGTCCTGGACCGCTCTCGGGGAGTGGTCCGGCTCGACCGGCACGTACACCAGCGAGCACGGCTCGAGCACCGCCCGCAACATGTACCTGCACGGCATCGACTACGACGTCAACGGACGCCTGCACGCCTTCTTCACCTGGCGCGAGCAGAACGGCGCCGTGATGTGCAACAGCGGCGGCATCACCAACCACGACACCGGCTACGTCTACTCGACCGACCGCGGCCGCACCTGGCGCAACAACGCCGGCACCCTCGTCGGCACCACGGGCGGCTCCGACACGGTGGGTGTCACCGACGCCGGACTCGTCGTCGACGCGCTCAACCCCGACCACTCCCTGATGAACCAGGAGAGCCAGGCCACCGACTCCACCGGCCTGCCGCACGCGATCATCAGCTATGTGCCCGGGCGCTTCGGCCAGTGCACCACGAACTACGTCACCGACCGGACGAACAACGGCCGCGCCTTCCACCTCCGCAAGAACCCCTCGGGCAGCTGGACCAAGACCGAGATCCCGATCGCCCTCGGCTCGAGCCAGCGCACGAAGCTGATCCTGGACACGTACGACAACGCCTACGCGATCATGCCCTTCGGCCGGATCGCGGGCGCCTCGAAGTCCTCCGGGTACACGGACTGGACACTCCTGTACGACGGCAGCGGCCTCAACGCCTTCGGTGAGGTGGTGATCGACGAGACGCGCGTCTCGCAGGACGGGACACTGTCGGTCATGTTCCAGGAGAAGTCCAGCGGGACCACGCCCTCGGCGCTCCACGTCGTCGACTTCCGGCTGCCCGCATGA
- a CDS encoding ABC transporter permease codes for MTVTAPNPAPAAEVPKSSGTRLVDRVFKMRELAILVVFLVMIAITQMGNSEFLSEQGIKDLLLNATILVLVATGQSLVVITRNVDLSVGSTLGISAFAAGTYLHGGGNPVVAVFLAVLLGIGCGLVNGLLVSLGQVPALVVTLGTLYIIRGVDSIWVGSRQITAADLPGGFVDFGSGGISAVPYLALIALAVLLVTAYYLKHFGSGRELYALGSNPEAARLAGIPVRKRILTAYVVCGGLAGLAGALYLARFGNVDSGTSTGYELTVVSAVVVGGVVFTGGSGSVYGAALGALLLTSINSVLPALGVSSVWVLAINGILLILAIAVDRIVALRVASALKKRNARHG; via the coding sequence ATGACGGTGACCGCACCCAATCCCGCGCCCGCCGCCGAGGTGCCCAAGTCGAGTGGTACCCGGCTGGTGGACCGTGTCTTCAAGATGCGTGAACTCGCCATCCTGGTCGTCTTCCTGGTGATGATCGCCATCACCCAGATGGGCAACAGCGAGTTCCTGTCCGAACAGGGCATCAAGGACCTGCTGTTGAACGCGACGATCCTGGTGCTGGTCGCCACCGGTCAGTCGCTGGTTGTCATCACCCGGAACGTCGACCTGTCGGTCGGCTCCACCCTCGGCATCAGCGCCTTCGCCGCCGGCACCTATCTGCACGGCGGCGGAAACCCCGTCGTCGCGGTCTTCCTGGCCGTCCTGCTCGGCATCGGCTGTGGACTGGTCAACGGGTTGCTGGTCAGCCTCGGCCAGGTGCCCGCGCTGGTCGTCACCCTCGGCACGCTCTACATCATCCGCGGCGTCGACTCCATCTGGGTCGGCTCCCGCCAGATCACCGCGGCCGACCTCCCCGGCGGCTTCGTCGACTTCGGCTCCGGCGGCATCTCCGCGGTCCCCTACCTCGCCCTGATCGCCCTGGCGGTCCTGCTGGTCACCGCGTACTACCTCAAGCACTTCGGCAGCGGCCGCGAGTTGTACGCGCTGGGCTCCAACCCGGAGGCCGCCCGGCTCGCCGGCATCCCCGTCCGCAAGCGGATCCTCACCGCGTACGTCGTGTGCGGCGGCCTCGCCGGACTCGCGGGTGCCCTCTACCTCGCCCGGTTCGGCAACGTCGACTCGGGTACCAGCACCGGCTACGAACTCACCGTCGTCAGCGCGGTCGTGGTCGGCGGTGTCGTCTTCACCGGCGGCTCCGGCAGCGTGTACGGCGCCGCGCTCGGCGCGCTGCTGCTGACCTCCATCAACAGTGTGCTGCCCGCCCTCGGCGTCAGCTCCGTCTGGGTGCTCGCCATCAACGGCATCCTGCTCATCCTCGCCATCGCGGTCGACCGGATCGTCGCGCTGCGCGTGGCCTCCGCACTGAAGAAGAGGAACGCCCGCCATGGCTGA
- a CDS encoding bifunctional aldolase/short-chain dehydrogenase, with protein MASHPEAAALLARSHRLGADPRNTNYAGGNASAKGTDTDPVTGGDVELMWVKGSGGDLGTLTGSGLAVLRLDRLRAMTAVYPGVEREDEMVAAFDYCLHGKGGAAPSIDTAMHGLVDAAHVDHLHPDSGIALACAADGEKLTAECFGDSVVWVPWRRPGFQLGLDIAAVKEANPRAIGCVLGGHGITAWGDTAEECERNSLHIIRTAETFLVERGKAEPFGPVVEGYTALDTARRRERAATLAPYVRALASQDKPQVGHFTDSDVVLDFLASAEHPRLAALGTSCPDHFLRTKVRPLVLDLPPTVELDAAIARLEELHGEYREEYAAYYQRHADVDSPAMRGADPAIVLIPGVGMFSFGKDKQTARVAGEFYVNAINVMRGAEAVSTYAPIEESEKFRIEYWALEEAKLQRMPQPKPLATRVALVTGAGSGIGKAIAERLVAEGACVVIADLNGENAAEVASSLGGPDKAVAVTVDVTCEEQIAEAFRAAVLAFGGVDLVVNNAGISISKPLLETTVKDWDLQHDIMARGSFLVSREAARVMIQQRLGGDIVYIASKNSVFAGPNNIAYSATKADQAHQVRLLAAELGEHGIRVNGVNPDGVVRGSGIFAGGWGAQRAATYGIEEEKLGEFYAQRTILKREVLPEHVANAVFALTGGDLTHTTGLHVPVDAGVAAAFLR; from the coding sequence ATGGCATCCCATCCCGAAGCCGCCGCTCTGTTGGCCCGGTCGCACCGGCTCGGTGCTGATCCTCGTAACACCAACTACGCGGGCGGCAATGCCTCCGCGAAAGGCACCGACACCGATCCTGTGACCGGCGGTGATGTCGAGCTGATGTGGGTGAAGGGGTCGGGTGGGGATCTCGGCACCCTGACCGGGTCGGGGCTCGCCGTGCTGCGGCTTGACCGGCTGCGGGCGATGACGGCGGTCTACCCGGGGGTCGAGCGCGAGGACGAGATGGTCGCCGCGTTCGACTACTGCCTGCACGGCAAGGGCGGCGCGGCCCCGTCCATCGACACGGCGATGCACGGGCTGGTGGACGCGGCCCACGTCGACCATCTGCACCCCGACTCCGGGATCGCGCTGGCCTGCGCGGCGGACGGCGAGAAGCTGACCGCCGAGTGTTTCGGCGACAGTGTGGTGTGGGTGCCGTGGCGCCGGCCCGGCTTCCAGCTGGGGCTGGACATCGCGGCGGTCAAGGAGGCCAACCCGCGGGCGATCGGCTGCGTCCTGGGCGGGCACGGCATCACGGCGTGGGGCGACACGGCGGAGGAGTGCGAGCGGAACTCGCTGCACATCATCCGCACCGCCGAGACGTTCCTCGTCGAGCGTGGCAAGGCGGAGCCTTTCGGGCCCGTCGTCGAGGGGTACACGGCCCTGGACACCGCCCGGCGCCGGGAGCGGGCCGCGACGCTGGCGCCGTACGTCCGGGCCCTCGCCTCGCAGGACAAGCCGCAGGTCGGCCACTTCACCGACTCCGACGTCGTCCTCGACTTCCTCGCGAGCGCCGAGCACCCGCGCCTCGCCGCGCTCGGCACCTCCTGCCCCGACCACTTCCTGCGGACCAAGGTCCGGCCGCTCGTCCTCGATCTGCCGCCGACCGTGGAACTGGACGCGGCGATCGCGCGGCTGGAGGAGCTGCACGGCGAGTACCGCGAGGAGTACGCGGCCTACTACCAGCGGCACGCCGACGTCGACTCCCCCGCGATGCGCGGCGCGGACCCGGCGATCGTGCTGATCCCCGGTGTCGGCATGTTCTCCTTCGGCAAGGACAAGCAGACCGCGCGCGTGGCCGGCGAGTTCTACGTCAACGCGATCAACGTGATGCGGGGCGCCGAGGCGGTCTCGACGTACGCGCCGATCGAGGAGTCGGAGAAGTTCCGCATCGAGTACTGGGCGCTGGAGGAGGCCAAGCTCCAGCGGATGCCGCAGCCGAAGCCGCTCGCCACCCGGGTGGCGCTGGTGACGGGGGCGGGCAGCGGGATCGGCAAGGCGATCGCCGAACGGCTCGTCGCCGAGGGCGCGTGCGTGGTGATCGCCGATCTCAACGGGGAGAACGCCGCCGAGGTCGCCTCCTCGCTGGGCGGGCCCGACAAGGCCGTCGCCGTCACCGTCGACGTGACCTGCGAGGAGCAGATCGCCGAAGCCTTCAGGGCGGCGGTGCTCGCCTTCGGCGGCGTCGACCTGGTGGTGAACAACGCCGGTATCTCCATCTCCAAGCCGCTGCTCGAGACCACCGTGAAGGACTGGGACCTCCAGCACGACATCATGGCCCGGGGCTCCTTCCTCGTGTCGAGGGAGGCGGCGCGGGTGATGATCCAGCAGAGGCTGGGCGGGGACATCGTCTACATCGCGTCCAAGAACTCGGTCTTCGCCGGCCCGAACAACATCGCGTACTCCGCCACCAAGGCCGACCAGGCGCATCAAGTACGGCTCCTTGCCGCCGAGTTGGGCGAGCACGGCATCCGGGTGAACGGCGTCAACCCCGACGGGGTCGTGCGCGGCTCGGGCATCTTCGCGGGCGGCTGGGGCGCGCAGCGCGCGGCGACGTACGGCATCGAGGAGGAG
- a CDS encoding ABC transporter permease, which yields MADSSLARAVRWDTVVGALLIVLLLFSFGFVDGFGNSLNLSFLIGNTLPIALIALPMTLLVVAGEIDLSVASTAGLSGSVMGALWNQGMAIETIIPICLLLGVVCGLVNGLLVTRLGLPSLAVTIGTLAAYRGIAQIVLGSDAVTDFPTQYQDFAAGRIGNTFIPQAFLPFLVLLAIAVVVLHATPFGRSAFAVGANEEAARFAGIRVKRQKLILFVATGFMASLTGVFWALHYASARYDNANGLELSVVAAVLLGGIDFDGGKGTLGGAIAGVFLLGALQNVMSLLNVSAQSQIVVTGVLLVVSVLGPRVAQQVAVARAAARSTG from the coding sequence ATGGCTGACTCGTCCCTCGCGCGCGCCGTCCGCTGGGACACCGTCGTCGGCGCCCTCCTCATCGTCCTGCTGCTGTTCTCCTTCGGCTTCGTCGACGGGTTCGGCAACTCGCTCAACCTGTCGTTCCTGATCGGCAACACCCTGCCCATCGCGCTGATCGCGCTGCCGATGACCCTGCTCGTGGTGGCCGGGGAGATCGACCTCTCGGTGGCCTCCACGGCCGGTCTGTCCGGCTCGGTGATGGGCGCCCTGTGGAACCAGGGCATGGCGATCGAGACGATCATCCCGATCTGCCTGCTCCTCGGAGTGGTCTGCGGACTGGTCAACGGTCTGCTGGTGACCCGGCTCGGGCTGCCGTCCCTCGCCGTCACCATCGGTACCCTCGCCGCCTACCGGGGCATCGCACAGATCGTGCTCGGCTCGGACGCGGTCACCGACTTCCCCACCCAGTACCAGGACTTCGCGGCCGGACGCATCGGGAACACCTTCATCCCGCAGGCCTTCCTGCCCTTCCTCGTACTTCTGGCGATCGCGGTGGTGGTACTGCACGCCACCCCGTTCGGGCGCTCGGCCTTCGCGGTCGGCGCCAACGAGGAGGCCGCCCGGTTCGCCGGCATCCGCGTCAAGCGGCAGAAACTGATCCTCTTCGTCGCCACCGGCTTCATGGCCTCGCTCACCGGCGTCTTCTGGGCCCTGCACTACGCCAGCGCCCGTTACGACAACGCCAACGGCCTCGAACTCTCCGTCGTCGCCGCCGTCCTGCTCGGCGGCATCGACTTCGACGGCGGCAAGGGCACGCTCGGCGGCGCGATCGCGGGAGTCTTCCTGCTCGGCGCGCTGCAGAACGTGATGAGTCTCCTGAATGTTTCCGCGCAGTCGCAGATCGTCGTCACCGGTGTTCTGCTCGTTGTCTCTGTGCTTGGCCCTCGGGTCGCTCAGCAAGTCGCTGTGGCAAGGGCCGCGGCTCGCTCCACTGGATAG
- a CDS encoding L-rhamnose mutarotase, whose product MQRVCFLLKVRADRLDEYRERHAAVWPEMLDALSATGWHNYSLFLREDGLLVGYVETEDFAAAQAGMEATDINARWQAEMAPFFESLDGARPDEAMKPLTEVFHLA is encoded by the coding sequence ATGCAGCGTGTGTGCTTTCTGCTGAAGGTCCGCGCGGACCGCCTCGACGAGTACCGCGAGCGGCATGCCGCCGTGTGGCCCGAGATGCTCGACGCTCTCTCGGCCACCGGCTGGCACAACTACTCGCTCTTCCTGCGCGAGGACGGTCTGCTGGTCGGCTACGTGGAGACCGAGGACTTCGCGGCCGCGCAGGCCGGCATGGAAGCCACCGACATCAATGCCCGTTGGCAGGCGGAGATGGCGCCGTTCTTCGAATCGCTGGACGGCGCCAGACCCGACGAGGCCATGAAGCCCCTCACCGAGGTCTTCCACCTCGCCTGA